A window of the Gemmatirosa kalamazoonensis genome harbors these coding sequences:
- a CDS encoding gamma-glutamyltransferase family protein, producing MSLARSLPLGALALAACTTPRPSPIAVPDLGKRAVAERGMVAAGSAYAAEAGVEMLRQGGNAVDAAVAATFAIGVVEPSMSGIGAGGGMMIWNQQAHRADYVDFYGTAGASPDTALRSRGTGRIAAARGVAIPGAVAGLLAAHEKYGKLPRATVLGPAIRLAADGFIANSILIRELQSDSTKVLGPAPVARIFFPGGHMVRVGDRVVQSELAATLRRIADQGRDGFYTGPVAAEIVSTLNAGGNPATLDDFARYAPRWKRPLCTTYRGRVVLSAPAPQGGMQVLETLNLLEPVRLTTLGAPHRDVAAFRALAGAMRAAVTDRDAYVGDPDKAAVPQAGLTSKAYAAERAAVAADTTPRARLAAGDPWAEDRAAAPESGCAEYQPVGPARVAAVRDSGLGTRNSSPPSPESRVPSSESSETTHLSIVDADGNAVSVTNTNGLAFGTGTWAAGAFFNSAMLNFARSETSANAIGPWRVPSSTIAPTVVLEHGRVREVVGSPGSAAIPPAVVETIVYTLDYGLDPLAALRVPRVIPSSNAQLRVEMGFAEPVLDAARRMGFETIMSPMDMGFGGVHVIERVGGRWVGAADPRRDGEVRGY from the coding sequence ATGTCCCTCGCCCGCTCCCTCCCCCTCGGCGCGCTCGCCCTCGCCGCCTGCACCACCCCGAGGCCCTCGCCCATCGCCGTCCCCGACCTCGGCAAGCGCGCCGTCGCCGAGCGCGGCATGGTCGCCGCGGGCAGCGCGTACGCCGCGGAGGCGGGCGTCGAGATGCTCCGCCAGGGCGGCAACGCCGTCGACGCCGCGGTCGCCGCGACGTTCGCGATCGGCGTCGTCGAGCCGTCGATGAGCGGCATCGGCGCCGGCGGCGGGATGATGATCTGGAACCAGCAGGCGCACCGCGCGGACTACGTCGACTTCTACGGCACGGCCGGCGCGAGCCCCGACACCGCGCTCCGGTCGCGCGGCACGGGGCGCATCGCGGCGGCGCGCGGCGTGGCGATCCCCGGGGCGGTCGCGGGGCTGCTCGCGGCGCACGAGAAGTACGGCAAGCTGCCGCGCGCGACCGTGCTCGGCCCGGCGATCCGCCTCGCCGCCGACGGCTTCATCGCGAACTCGATCCTCATCCGCGAGCTGCAGTCGGACTCGACGAAGGTGCTCGGCCCCGCGCCGGTGGCGCGCATCTTCTTCCCCGGCGGCCACATGGTGCGCGTCGGCGACCGCGTGGTGCAGTCGGAGCTCGCGGCGACGCTGCGCCGCATCGCGGACCAGGGGCGCGACGGCTTCTACACCGGGCCCGTGGCGGCGGAGATCGTCTCGACGCTGAACGCGGGCGGCAACCCGGCGACGCTCGACGACTTCGCGCGCTACGCGCCGCGCTGGAAGCGGCCGCTGTGCACGACGTACCGCGGGCGCGTGGTGCTCTCCGCGCCGGCGCCGCAGGGCGGCATGCAGGTGCTGGAGACGCTCAACCTGCTGGAGCCGGTGCGCCTAACGACGTTGGGCGCGCCGCACCGCGACGTCGCCGCGTTCCGCGCGCTCGCCGGCGCGATGCGCGCCGCGGTGACGGACCGTGACGCGTACGTGGGCGATCCGGACAAGGCGGCGGTGCCGCAGGCGGGGCTCACGAGCAAGGCGTACGCGGCGGAGCGTGCCGCCGTCGCCGCCGACACGACGCCGCGCGCGCGCCTCGCCGCCGGCGACCCGTGGGCGGAGGACCGCGCCGCCGCGCCGGAGAGCGGGTGCGCGGAATACCAGCCCGTCGGCCCCGCGCGGGTCGCCGCCGTTCGGGACTCGGGACTCGGGACTCGGAACTCGTCCCCCCCGAGTCCCGAGTCCCGAGTCCCGAGTTCCGAATCGTCCGAGACGACCCACCTCTCGATCGTCGACGCCGACGGCAACGCGGTGTCGGTGACGAACACGAACGGCCTCGCGTTCGGCACCGGCACGTGGGCGGCGGGGGCGTTCTTCAACTCCGCGATGCTGAACTTCGCGCGGAGCGAGACGAGCGCGAACGCGATCGGGCCGTGGCGCGTGCCGTCGTCGACGATCGCGCCGACGGTGGTGCTGGAGCACGGCCGCGTGCGCGAGGTCGTGGGCTCGCCCGGCTCGGCGGCGATCCCGCCGGCGGTCGTGGAGACGATCGTCTACACGCTCGACTACGGCCTCGACCCGCTCGCCGCGCTGCGCGTGCCGCGCGTGATCCCGTCGTCGAACGCGCAGCTCCGCGTCGAGATGGGCTTCGCCGAGCCGGTGCTCGACGCGGCGCGCCGCATGGGCTTCGAGACGATCATGTCGCCGATGGACATGGGCTTCGGCGGCGTGCACGTCATCGAGCGTGTCGGCGGGCGCTGGGTGGGCGCGGCGGATCCGCGGCGCGACGGCGAGGTGCGGGGCTACTGA
- a CDS encoding arsenate reductase family protein yields the protein MEVQIFGTKKDADTRKALRFFAERRVKTHFVDLNERAASLGELKRFAQKFGAQALVDREGKRFAEMGLRTALYGDERWLQILADEPLLLKTPLVRFQHKLTLGANEAEWKAWVGK from the coding sequence ATGGAAGTCCAGATCTTCGGCACGAAGAAAGACGCCGACACCCGCAAGGCGCTGCGCTTCTTCGCCGAGCGCCGCGTGAAGACCCACTTCGTCGACCTGAACGAGCGCGCCGCGAGCCTCGGAGAGCTGAAGCGCTTCGCCCAGAAGTTCGGCGCGCAGGCGCTCGTCGACCGCGAGGGGAAGCGCTTCGCCGAGATGGGGCTCCGCACCGCGCTCTACGGCGACGAGCGCTGGCTGCAGATCCTCGCCGACGAGCCGCTGCTGCTGAAGACGCCGCTCGTGCGCTTCCAGCACAAGCTCACGTTAGGCGCGAACGAGGCGGAGTGGAAAGCGTGGGTGGGGAAATGA
- a CDS encoding M20/M25/M40 family metallo-hydrolase, translating to MRRSLASVALLLAAPLGAQSSPLTPHQQLARSVYEELVEINTVDSVGNVTTAARAMAKRFRDAGFPASDVQVLVPPNHPDKGNLVVRYHGRAPNGSKPILLLAHLDVVAANRADWPRDPFTLHEENGYFLGRGTSDDKAMAAIFVANMLDWKKEGWVPERDVVLALTADEEGGPANGAEWLATEHKPLIDAAYAINEGGGGTLTPDGKPLFHSIQATEKVYTDYTFTVTNPGGHSSVPRPDNAIYQLAEALGRVQHYTFPVALNPITRGFFEQTAKVETRPEMAAAMRALAANPADATAAATLSKDDRYASMLRTSCVATRLAGGHANNALPQRATANVNCRIAPTSTSLETLAALQRAVGDTGVKIEIVGAPRVGATPSAIDPGLLGAVTSLTKQTWGDIPVIPTMSTGATDGRPLRAAGIPTYGVSGLFSVPGEGNAHGRDEKLRVKSFYDGLSFLDQLVRRVAGSPKA from the coding sequence ATGCGCCGTTCCCTCGCGTCAGTCGCGCTGCTTCTCGCCGCCCCCCTGGGCGCGCAGTCATCGCCCCTCACGCCGCACCAGCAGCTCGCGCGCTCGGTCTACGAGGAGCTCGTCGAGATCAACACCGTCGACTCCGTCGGCAACGTGACGACCGCGGCGCGCGCGATGGCGAAGCGGTTCCGCGACGCGGGCTTCCCGGCGAGCGACGTGCAGGTGCTCGTGCCGCCGAATCATCCCGACAAGGGGAACCTCGTCGTGCGCTACCACGGGCGCGCGCCTAACGGATCGAAGCCGATCCTGCTCCTCGCGCATCTCGACGTCGTCGCCGCGAACCGCGCCGACTGGCCGCGCGACCCGTTCACGCTGCACGAGGAGAACGGCTACTTCCTCGGCCGCGGCACGAGCGACGACAAGGCGATGGCGGCGATCTTCGTCGCGAACATGCTCGACTGGAAGAAGGAAGGCTGGGTGCCGGAGCGCGACGTCGTGCTCGCGCTCACCGCGGACGAGGAAGGAGGTCCGGCGAACGGCGCCGAGTGGCTGGCCACGGAGCACAAGCCGCTCATCGACGCCGCGTACGCGATCAACGAGGGCGGCGGCGGCACGCTGACGCCCGACGGCAAGCCGCTCTTCCACTCGATCCAGGCGACCGAGAAGGTCTACACCGACTACACGTTCACCGTCACCAATCCCGGCGGCCACTCGAGCGTCCCGCGCCCCGACAACGCGATCTACCAGCTGGCCGAGGCGCTCGGCCGCGTGCAGCACTACACGTTTCCCGTCGCGCTGAACCCGATCACGCGCGGCTTCTTCGAGCAGACGGCGAAGGTCGAGACGCGCCCGGAGATGGCCGCCGCGATGCGCGCGCTCGCCGCGAACCCGGCCGACGCCACCGCCGCCGCGACGCTGTCGAAGGACGACCGCTACGCGTCGATGCTGCGCACGTCGTGCGTCGCGACGCGGCTCGCCGGCGGGCACGCGAACAACGCGCTGCCGCAGCGCGCGACGGCGAACGTGAACTGCCGCATCGCGCCGACGTCGACGTCGCTCGAGACGCTCGCCGCGCTGCAGCGCGCGGTGGGTGACACCGGCGTGAAGATCGAGATCGTCGGCGCCCCGCGCGTCGGGGCGACGCCGAGCGCGATCGACCCCGGGCTGTTGGGCGCGGTCACGTCGCTCACGAAGCAGACGTGGGGCGACATCCCCGTGATCCCGACGATGTCCACCGGCGCGACCGACGGCCGTCCGCTGCGCGCCGCCGGCATCCCGACGTACGGCGTGAGCGGGCTGTTCTCCGTGCCGGGCGAGGGCAACGCGCACGGCCGCGACGAGAAGCTGCGCGTGAAGTCGTTCTACGACGGGCTGTCGTTCCTCGACCAGCTCGTGAGGCGCGTCGCCGGATCGCCCAAGGCGTGA
- a CDS encoding TonB-dependent receptor plug domain-containing protein translates to MFTLRHVAALAIVTLHSAAARAAAQSPDSLATLRVGVTHDSLPVEGALVRSGRVGASTDASGSATLRLVAGAHVVVTARLGFRPDTTRLVLRAGQDTLVTVRLADQSAEVEALVVTATRAERRVEDTPLRVEVIDEEEVAEKVSMTPGDIAMMLNETSGLRVQSTNPALGGANVRVQGLRGRYTLLLADGLPLYGGQSGGLGLLQIPPVDLQRVEVIKGTASALYGSAALGGVIDLVSRRPDSTRTVLVNGTSRGGTDAVFFGGARATGWGYTLLAGAHGQRQNDLDGDGWTDMPGYERAVVRPRLYLDGAHRSAFLTAGVTMEDRRGGTMDGRVVPAGTPYVEALRTRRADVGGLARWVLPDSGALRGAIVTVRGSAMEQRHGHRFGDVREHDRHRTAFGEAALAVPRGRATWVVGAAFQRDAYHAADVAGFDYAYDVPAAFAQADVDPAPWLSLSTSARVDAHSAYGTFVSPRVSLLARRPAADAALAGWTTRLSGGTGAFAPTPFTEETEAVGLTPLVPLRGLVAERARSASLDVGGPIVTPLGRLELDATAFGSRVSHALQTRELAVATVGDPRPIALVNAPASTHTWGGELLARLVRELGAPERSLRVTATYAYLRATECDPDVVSVAGCLRRREVPLTPRHAAGLVASVEQEAKSRVGVELYYTGRQSLDDDPFRTRSRPYAVVGLLAERAFETRAGVARVFVNLENLGDVRQTRVDPLLRPTRGRGGRWTTDVWSLLEGRTVNAGVRLAF, encoded by the coding sequence ATGTTCACGCTCCGTCACGTCGCCGCTCTCGCCATCGTCACGCTGCACTCGGCCGCCGCGCGCGCCGCCGCGCAGTCGCCCGACTCGCTCGCCACGCTGCGCGTCGGCGTCACGCACGACTCGCTGCCGGTCGAGGGAGCGCTCGTGCGCAGCGGCCGCGTCGGCGCGTCGACGGACGCGTCGGGGAGCGCGACGCTGCGGCTCGTCGCCGGCGCGCACGTCGTGGTCACCGCGCGGCTCGGCTTCCGCCCCGACACCACGCGGCTCGTGCTGCGCGCGGGACAGGACACGCTCGTCACGGTGCGACTCGCCGACCAGTCGGCCGAGGTCGAGGCGCTGGTGGTGACGGCCACGCGCGCCGAGCGCCGCGTCGAGGACACGCCGCTCCGCGTCGAGGTCATCGACGAGGAGGAGGTGGCGGAGAAGGTGAGCATGACGCCGGGCGACATCGCCATGATGCTGAACGAGACGAGCGGCCTGCGCGTGCAGTCGACGAACCCCGCGCTCGGCGGCGCGAACGTGCGCGTGCAGGGGCTGCGCGGACGCTACACGCTGCTCCTCGCCGACGGGCTGCCGCTCTACGGCGGGCAGTCGGGCGGGCTCGGGCTGCTGCAGATCCCGCCCGTGGATCTCCAGCGCGTGGAGGTCATCAAGGGCACCGCGTCGGCGCTGTACGGCAGCGCCGCGTTAGGCGGCGTGATCGACCTCGTGTCGCGTCGCCCCGACAGCACACGCACGGTGCTCGTGAACGGGACGTCGCGCGGCGGCACGGACGCGGTGTTCTTCGGCGGTGCGCGGGCGACGGGCTGGGGGTACACGCTGCTCGCCGGCGCGCACGGCCAGCGCCAGAACGATCTCGATGGCGACGGCTGGACCGACATGCCGGGGTACGAGCGCGCCGTCGTGCGTCCGCGGCTGTATCTCGACGGCGCGCACCGCTCGGCGTTCCTCACGGCCGGCGTCACGATGGAGGACCGGCGCGGCGGGACGATGGACGGACGCGTCGTGCCCGCGGGCACCCCGTACGTCGAGGCGCTGCGCACCCGTCGCGCCGACGTCGGCGGGCTCGCGCGCTGGGTGCTGCCCGACTCCGGCGCGCTGCGCGGCGCGATCGTCACCGTGCGCGGCTCGGCGATGGAGCAGCGGCACGGCCACCGCTTCGGCGACGTGCGCGAGCACGACCGCCACCGCACCGCGTTCGGCGAGGCGGCGCTCGCCGTGCCGCGCGGGCGCGCGACGTGGGTGGTCGGCGCCGCGTTCCAGCGCGACGCGTACCACGCGGCCGACGTCGCGGGGTTCGACTACGCGTACGACGTGCCCGCCGCGTTCGCGCAGGCGGACGTGGACCCCGCGCCGTGGCTGTCGCTCTCGACGAGCGCGCGCGTCGACGCGCACAGCGCGTACGGCACGTTCGTGAGCCCGCGCGTGTCGCTGCTCGCGCGCCGTCCCGCGGCCGATGCCGCGCTCGCCGGATGGACGACGCGGCTCTCCGGCGGCACGGGCGCGTTCGCGCCGACGCCGTTCACCGAGGAGACGGAGGCGGTGGGCCTGACGCCGCTCGTCCCGCTCAGGGGTCTCGTCGCCGAGCGCGCACGCAGCGCGTCGCTCGACGTCGGCGGCCCGATCGTCACGCCGTTAGGCCGCCTGGAGCTGGACGCGACGGCGTTCGGATCGCGCGTGAGCCACGCACTCCAGACGCGCGAGCTGGCCGTCGCCACCGTCGGCGACCCGCGGCCGATCGCGCTCGTGAACGCGCCCGCGTCCACGCACACGTGGGGCGGCGAGCTGCTCGCGCGCCTCGTGCGCGAGCTGGGCGCGCCCGAGAGGTCGCTGCGCGTGACGGCGACCTACGCGTATCTGCGCGCCACCGAATGCGACCCCGACGTGGTGTCGGTCGCCGGATGCCTGCGGCGGCGCGAGGTGCCGCTCACACCGCGCCACGCCGCGGGGCTCGTGGCGAGCGTCGAGCAGGAAGCGAAGAGCCGCGTCGGCGTGGAGCTGTACTACACCGGCCGTCAGTCACTCGACGACGACCCGTTCCGCACGCGCAGCCGCCCGTACGCGGTGGTGGGCCTGCTCGCCGAGCGCGCGTTCGAGACGAGGGCGGGTGTGGCGCGCGTGTTCGTGAACCTCGAGAACCTCGGCGACGTGCGTCAGACGCGCGTCGATCCGCTCCTGCGTCCGACACGCGGCCGCGGCGGTCGCTGGACGACCGACGTCTGGAGCCTGCTCGAGGGGCGCACCGTCAACGCGGGTGTCCGGCTGGCGTTCTGA
- a CDS encoding LytR/AlgR family response regulator transcription factor, whose amino-acid sequence MTLRVLVADDEAPARRRLVRLLGAMGDVAVVGEAADGREAAERIDALAPDLVLLDVRMPIMDGFEVVGAVGVDHMPATVFVTAYDEHALRAFEVRALDYLLKPVAPARLREAVERARTRRAAPSALASLVAATAGRYLRRILVHDDRGAHLLPVDAIALARAERNYVVLHTARGAFRVRGTIGALAERLDPATFLRVNRSDVVRLDAIRELQPWSHGDYRIVLGDGSALLWSRRYRAQTAGAFELG is encoded by the coding sequence GTGACGCTCCGGGTGCTCGTCGCGGACGACGAGGCGCCGGCGCGGCGGCGGCTCGTGCGGCTGCTCGGCGCGATGGGCGACGTCGCGGTCGTCGGCGAGGCGGCGGACGGACGCGAGGCGGCCGAGCGGATCGACGCGCTCGCGCCCGACCTCGTGCTGCTCGACGTGCGCATGCCGATCATGGACGGCTTCGAGGTCGTCGGCGCGGTCGGCGTCGACCACATGCCGGCCACGGTGTTCGTCACCGCGTACGACGAGCACGCGCTGCGCGCGTTCGAGGTGCGCGCGCTCGACTACCTGCTGAAGCCCGTCGCGCCGGCGCGGCTGCGCGAGGCGGTGGAGCGCGCGCGCACGCGCCGGGCCGCCCCGTCGGCGCTCGCCTCGCTCGTCGCCGCGACGGCGGGCCGCTACCTGCGGCGCATCCTCGTGCACGACGACCGCGGCGCCCATCTGCTGCCGGTGGACGCGATCGCGCTCGCGCGCGCGGAGCGCAACTACGTCGTGCTGCACACGGCGCGCGGCGCGTTCCGCGTGCGCGGCACGATCGGCGCGCTGGCGGAGCGGCTCGATCCGGCGACGTTCCTGCGCGTGAACCGCTCCGACGTCGTGCGGCTCGACGCGATCCGCGAGCTGCAGCCGTGGTCGCACGGCGACTATCGCATCGTGCTCGGCGACGGCTCGGCGCTGCTGTGGAGTCGGCGATACCGCGCGCAGACGGCGGGGGCGTTCGAGCTGGGGTAG
- a CDS encoding sensor histidine kinase, with protein MSAAGSRSLLSTRALRRGVALGVVGVFVVRLTYFLFLDLADGRAGHVAERLFNEVTGGLLAAIPLAAMAWLAHRWPLARPLRRGTLAVYLAGFVLLSAVHTTLMIAVRAALAPLLGLTGYEYAFSAARYAYEGANDVLVFVAAVALLALAESVLAERDRERRAASLERSLLRAELSNLRLQLQPHFLFNALNTISSTMYDDVDAADALLGRLSDLLRTSLRTTHTHEVPARDELAILAQYLELMRARFGDRLDVTVDAPDDVGDLLVPSMVLQPLVENAVRHGGVSRIGRGRVAVALRREGATLVLTVRDSGLGTRDSTPSRVPSPESRVPTPDGGTGLSATARRLQLLYGDDGSMRAGPTHDGWEVVIRIPARAAVPNDLRAEALA; from the coding sequence ATGAGCGCCGCCGGATCCCGCAGCCTGCTGAGCACCCGCGCCCTGCGCCGCGGCGTCGCGCTCGGCGTCGTCGGCGTGTTCGTGGTGCGGCTGACGTACTTCCTCTTTCTCGACCTCGCCGACGGGCGCGCGGGGCACGTGGCCGAGCGGCTGTTCAACGAGGTCACGGGCGGGCTGCTCGCCGCGATCCCGCTCGCCGCGATGGCGTGGCTCGCGCATCGCTGGCCGCTCGCGCGTCCGCTGCGACGCGGCACGCTCGCCGTGTACCTCGCGGGGTTCGTGCTGCTCTCCGCGGTGCACACGACGCTCATGATCGCGGTGCGCGCCGCGCTCGCCCCGCTGCTCGGGCTGACCGGGTACGAGTACGCGTTCTCCGCGGCGCGCTACGCATACGAGGGCGCGAACGACGTGCTGGTGTTCGTCGCGGCGGTCGCGCTGCTCGCGCTGGCGGAGAGCGTGCTCGCGGAGCGCGACCGCGAGCGGCGCGCGGCGTCGCTCGAGCGCAGCCTGCTGCGCGCGGAGCTGAGCAACCTGCGCCTGCAGCTCCAGCCGCACTTCCTGTTCAACGCGCTGAACACCATCTCGTCGACGATGTACGACGACGTCGACGCCGCGGACGCGCTGCTGGGTCGCCTGTCGGATCTGCTCCGCACGTCGCTGCGCACGACGCACACCCACGAGGTGCCGGCGCGCGACGAGCTGGCGATCCTCGCGCAGTACCTCGAGCTGATGCGCGCCCGCTTCGGCGACCGGCTCGACGTCACCGTCGACGCGCCCGACGACGTCGGCGACCTGCTCGTGCCGTCGATGGTGCTGCAGCCGCTCGTGGAGAACGCGGTGCGCCATGGCGGCGTGTCGCGCATCGGGCGCGGGCGCGTGGCGGTGGCATTGCGGCGCGAGGGGGCGACGCTCGTGCTCACGGTTCGGGACTCGGGACTCGGGACTCGGGACTCGACGCCCTCACGAGTGCCGAGTCCCGAGTCCCGAGTCCCGACGCCCGACGGCGGCACCGGCCTCTCCGCCACCGCCCGCCGGCTGCAGCTCCTGTACGGCGACGACGGATCGATGCGTGCCGGCCCCACGCACGACGGTTGGGAGGTCGTGATCCGCATTCCCGCGCGCGCCGCGGTGCCTAACGACCTGCGCGCGGAGGCGCTCGCGTGA
- a CDS encoding ECF-type sigma factor: protein MSERTMPDDRGHDELDRLMPAAYDELRRIARRELRRRPDDTLRTTALVHEAYLKLADADGAVWRDRPHFLAIASVAMRRILVDQARERCAVKRGGGRRAVTLDDDGIAVDEQAESLLALDEALTRLAATEPRLAHVVECRFFGGLSEEETAASLGVTARTVRRDWVKARGLLHRALRG, encoded by the coding sequence ATGAGCGAGCGGACCATGCCGGACGACCGCGGCCACGACGAGCTCGATCGGTTGATGCCCGCGGCCTACGACGAGCTGCGTCGCATCGCGCGCCGCGAGCTGCGTCGCCGCCCGGACGACACGCTCCGCACCACCGCGCTCGTTCACGAGGCGTACCTCAAGCTCGCCGACGCCGACGGCGCGGTGTGGCGCGATCGCCCGCACTTCCTCGCCATCGCGTCCGTCGCGATGCGCCGCATCCTCGTCGACCAGGCGCGCGAACGGTGCGCGGTGAAGCGCGGCGGCGGCCGCCGCGCCGTCACCCTCGACGACGACGGCATCGCGGTCGACGAGCAGGCGGAGTCGCTGCTCGCGCTCGACGAGGCGCTCACCCGGCTCGCCGCGACCGAGCCGCGCCTGGCGCACGTCGTCGAGTGTCGCTTCTTCGGCGGCCTCTCGGAGGAGGAGACCGCGGCGTCGCTCGGCGTCACCGCCCGCACCGTGCGCCGCGACTGGGTGAAGGCGCGCGGCCTCCTGCACCGCGCGCTGCGCGGCTGA